The Mucilaginibacter terrae region AAAAGGTGCAGTAAGAACAGCCCCGGCCATGAGTTTTTGCATCTCGAAGCTGAACAACTCGCTGCTGCGCTCGCCCAGCATACGGTTTCCAACCTGGTCGTGGTTTTGCGAAAAAACAATAAATTGTTCACCCGTATTATCAACGGCCTTACTGCCAAAATGCTTATCACGATGTGGCGAATATTGGCCATCGTACACATAGGCATCATTGTAGGCTTTAGCCAAATGACTGATGCCTTCAAAGTCGCTGTAATAGGCTGTTTTTTCGCCGCCTGCGGTAACCCTTAAAGCATGATTAAACTCATCGATCCACTGGCTGTCCATCCCATAGCCACCCTGAGCAGGTGGATTGATATAGCGCACATCATTCAAGTCGCATTCCACAATAAGATAATGCGGCTTACTGGTTTCTTTTGAGAGTTCATCTACCCGGCCTTTAATTTCGGCCAGTAAATGCACCGGACTAAAGTCTTTAATGGCATGCACCGCATCCATACGCAAGGCATCAACATGAAAATCGCGGAACCACATCAGTACATTTTCTATAAAATAATGCCTCACGGCATCGCTGCCTGCATCGTCAAAATTGAGGGCTTTACCCCAGGGGGTGTTGTACTTATCGGTAAAGTAAGGGCCGTACTCGTTAAAATAATTTCCTTCGGGTCCTAAGTGATTGTACACCACATCTAATATTACGGCTATACCCTTAGCATGGCAGGCATCAACCAACTTTTGTAAGCCTTTTGCGCCATCATATGAGTTTTGAACTGCGTACGGAAACACACCATCGTAACCCCAGTTACGCTCGCCCGGAAACTGTGCCACAGGCATAATCTCAATAGCGTTTATGCCAAGGCTCACCAGGTGATCGAGTTTTTCTTCGATACCTTCAAAGGTGCCGGCATCACTAAACGTGCCGGTATGCAGCTCGTAAATAATATAATCCTGCAAAACGGGGTTTTGCCAGTTGGCATCGCTCCATTTAAACGCGTTTAAATTTACTACTGCCGATGCACCATGCACACCATCAGGTTGGCTTAATGATGCAGGGTCGGGCAGGG contains the following coding sequences:
- the treZ gene encoding malto-oligosyltrehalose trehalohydrolase, with protein sequence MLKQPYKRPGVTINGAEAEVCLWAPLAKSAAVKLESKGDILPLEKAAYGYWQLTTDKLLEGSHYKFMLDDKDALPDPASLSQPDGVHGASAVVNLNAFKWSDANWQNPVLQDYIIYELHTGTFSDAGTFEGIEEKLDHLVSLGINAIEIMPVAQFPGERNWGYDGVFPYAVQNSYDGAKGLQKLVDACHAKGIAVILDVVYNHLGPEGNYFNEYGPYFTDKYNTPWGKALNFDDAGSDAVRHYFIENVLMWFRDFHVDALRMDAVHAIKDFSPVHLLAEIKGRVDELSKETSKPHYLIVECDLNDVRYINPPAQGGYGMDSQWIDEFNHALRVTAGGEKTAYYSDFEGISHLAKAYNDAYVYDGQYSPHRDKHFGSKAVDNTGEQFIVFSQNHDQVGNRMLGERSSELFSFEMQKLMAGAVLTAPFLPMLFMGEEWAEANRFMYFVSHTDPELAEAVRQGRKAEFAAFHAQGEAPDPMTEETFNNSKLQWALPAQGKHKLMLDFYSELIALRKALPALHQLNRKQTFAQADEQQNTLILSRKSCEQQAIVLMNFSVNIQTLYLPATSQSWNKQFDSADVKWNGPQASAQKVDGGKSVQLQPQSFLIYVNE